One genomic segment of Mercenaria mercenaria strain notata unplaced genomic scaffold, MADL_Memer_1 contig_5024, whole genome shotgun sequence includes these proteins:
- the LOC123561146 gene encoding uncharacterized protein LOC123561146, translated as MSFEEENDSLLEEVFELLESPDCENPEVILLIGRSGAGKSSLVNTLHKVLTGRFYTIAKQGSGQTQTVTLDLLRYENCGVMLHRISDKNTRERMTNLLPKLPHILDFAGLADENTPNLREIIELLIGGYIRPGTSIDALEKKQEERGIGGLKEVFKPHPAWKVSKIIFMQGCIDDIPKNLIQCLREVLKIFNPATLTRKCNYLTNIANICRSD; from the exons ATGTCTTTCGAAGAGGAAAACGATTCACTGCTCGAGGAAGTATTTGAGTTACTCGAGAGTCCAGACTGTGAAAATCCGGAAGTGATTCTGCTGATTGGAAGAAGTGGAGCTGGGAAAAGCTCTCTTGTTAACACCTTACATAAGGTTTTAACAGGAAGGTTCTACACCATAGCTAAACAGGGAAGTGGTCAAACACA GACAGTGACGCTCGATTTGCTCAG ATACGAGAATTGCGGAGTAATGTTACATAGAATTTCTGACAAAAACACAAGAGAAAGGATGACAAATCTATTACCAAAGTTGCCACACATTCTTGACTTTGCTGGGCTAGCTGACGAAAATACACCCAATCTACGCGAGATAATAGAGCTACTGATTGGAG GTTATATTCGGCCTGGGACAAGTATTGACGCACTGGAGAAAAAGCAAGAGGAACGCGGCATTGGAGGACTGAAAGAAGTTTTTAAACCTCACCCAGCCTGGAAAGTTTCAAAGATTATCTTCATGCAAGGGTGTATTGATGATATACCTAAAAATCTAATCCAGTGTTTGAGAGAGGTTTTGAAGATATTTAACCCGGCTACGTTAACTAGAAAATGTAACTATTTGACTAATATTGCAAACATATGTCGTTCAGATTAG